The following proteins are encoded in a genomic region of Chlamydiota bacterium:
- a CDS encoding sigma 54-interacting transcriptional regulator → MTARRTRRKETGIGAPTGAILESISDGVFTVDDTWRITSFNRAAEEITGVPRREAIGRLCMEVFRSSMCEAHCALRRTLKTGAPVIGRSGYIVTAAGERIPISVSTAVLRDAAGRLIGGAETFRDLREIEALRRALEGKWRIGDLASRSPLMQRVFEMLPAIAASPSTVLVSGETGTGKEVVARTIHSLSPRRRGPFIAVSCGSLPDTLLESELFGYKAGAFTGAERDKPGRFSLARGGTLFLDEIGEVSPALQVRLLRVLQDRTYEPLGATRSESTDARIIVATHRDLAARVQAGAFREDLYYRVNVIRVELPPLRRRKEDIPLLAGQFIERFNRMQGKAVPGIAPEALSLLMAHQWPGNVRELENVIERSFILCADGLIGIEHLPEELTAHAAPSGSAIRSSHELLDAQAIRAALEKSGGSRLAAARELGIHKTTLFRRIKKLRIRLPDRDGRRRNARSQ, encoded by the coding sequence GTGACCGCGCGCAGAACGAGGCGGAAAGAGACGGGGATCGGGGCGCCGACCGGGGCCATCCTGGAGAGCATCTCGGACGGCGTCTTCACCGTCGACGATACATGGCGCATCACCTCGTTCAACCGCGCGGCCGAGGAGATCACCGGCGTTCCGCGCCGGGAGGCGATCGGCCGGCTCTGCATGGAGGTGTTCCGTTCCAGCATGTGCGAGGCCCACTGCGCGCTGCGCCGCACCCTCAAGACAGGCGCGCCGGTCATCGGCCGTTCCGGCTACATCGTCACCGCCGCCGGCGAACGGATCCCCATCAGCGTCTCCACCGCCGTGCTGCGGGACGCGGCCGGCCGTCTCATCGGGGGCGCGGAGACGTTCCGGGACCTTCGCGAGATCGAGGCCCTCCGCCGCGCACTCGAGGGGAAATGGAGGATCGGCGACCTCGCGAGTCGCAGCCCCCTGATGCAAAGGGTATTCGAGATGCTCCCGGCCATCGCCGCCAGCCCGAGCACGGTCCTCGTTTCGGGGGAAACCGGAACGGGCAAGGAGGTCGTGGCGCGCACGATCCACTCCCTCAGCCCCCGCCGCAGGGGCCCGTTCATCGCCGTCAGCTGCGGTTCGCTGCCCGACACGCTTCTCGAATCGGAGCTTTTCGGCTACAAGGCGGGGGCGTTCACCGGGGCGGAGAGGGACAAACCGGGGCGCTTCTCCCTTGCGCGCGGCGGCACCCTCTTCCTCGACGAGATCGGCGAGGTGAGCCCGGCACTCCAGGTCCGTCTCCTGCGGGTACTGCAGGACAGGACCTACGAACCGCTGGGAGCGACCCGCTCGGAATCGACGGACGCGCGGATCATCGTCGCCACGCACCGGGACCTGGCCGCGCGCGTTCAGGCGGGCGCGTTCCGGGAGGATCTCTACTACCGCGTGAACGTGATCCGCGTGGAACTCCCCCCCCTTCGCCGGCGCAAGGAGGACATCCCCCTTCTGGCGGGCCAGTTCATCGAACGGTTCAACCGCATGCAGGGAAAGGCCGTCCCCGGGATCGCCCCCGAGGCGCTCTCGCTCCTGATGGCCCACCAGTGGCCCGGGAACGTGCGTGAACTCGAAAACGTCATCGAACGCTCCTTCATCCTGTGCGCGGACGGGCTCATCGGGATCGAACACCTCCCGGAGGAGCTGACGGCGCATGCCGCACCGTCGGGGTCCGCGATACGCTCCTCCCATGAGCTTTTGGATGCCCAGGCCATCCGCGCCGCGCTCGAGAAGAGCGGCGGCAGCCGCCTTGCAGCCGCGCGCGAGCTCGGAATCCACAAGACCACCCTGTTCCGCAGGATCAAGAAGCTCCGCATACGCCTCCCGGACCGCGACGGCCGTCGCCGGAACGCGCGCTCGCAGTAG
- a CDS encoding DUF5320 domain-containing protein, with amino-acid sequence MPRGDGTGPAGMGPMTGRAAGYCAGFGTPGYANPGVGGGFGPGYGRGRGFGMGFGRGRGFGMGFGRGWRNWRWAAGPAGVGGFPAPYVGDPDPEMEKLALKRQADALQSELEMIKKRLSEVEAAAEK; translated from the coding sequence ATGCCACGGGGAGATGGAACGGGGCCCGCGGGAATGGGCCCGATGACGGGAAGGGCGGCCGGATACTGCGCGGGGTTTGGAACGCCTGGCTACGCCAACCCAGGCGTGGGAGGCGGGTTCGGGCCGGGATACGGGCGCGGACGCGGCTTCGGGATGGGCTTCGGGCGCGGACGCGGCTTCGGGATGGGCTTCGGACGGGGCTGGCGGAACTGGCGCTGGGCGGCGGGCCCGGCGGGGGTGGGCGGGTTTCCCGCTCCGTACGTCGGGGATCCCGATCCCGAGATGGAGAAGCTGGCGTTGAAGCGCCAGGCCGACGCCCTGCAGTCCGAGCTGGAGATGATCAAGAAGCGCCTCAGCGAGGTCGAAGCGGCGGCGGAGAAGTAG
- a CDS encoding P-loop NTPase, translating into MILAIASGKGGTGKTTVALNLARTFAAPVQLLDCDVEEPNCHLFLRGEGAVSEIVSIPVPEVDAALCDACGECGRFCEYHAIAAFGSGPPVVFPEMCHGCGGCARVCPRGAIRERDRRIGIVETKQTGAITLVQGRLDVGAAMAPPLIRAVKARLRGDIPAILDAPPGTSCPVIAAIRGANLALLVTEPTPFGLHDLTLAVEMARGIGVPFGVVVNRVGIGDDRVRRFCEKEGVPILAEIPDDRKIAEAYSRGELLLDALPGYRALFERLLENAMGGRAAERR; encoded by the coding sequence ATGATCCTGGCGATCGCCTCGGGCAAGGGAGGGACCGGCAAGACGACCGTCGCCCTGAATCTGGCGCGCACGTTCGCGGCGCCGGTCCAGCTCCTGGACTGCGACGTGGAGGAGCCCAACTGCCACCTGTTCCTGCGCGGGGAAGGGGCTGTTTCGGAGATCGTCTCGATCCCCGTCCCCGAGGTGGACGCGGCCCTGTGCGACGCATGCGGCGAATGCGGCCGGTTCTGCGAATACCACGCCATCGCCGCCTTCGGGTCCGGTCCCCCGGTCGTCTTCCCGGAGATGTGCCACGGATGCGGCGGATGCGCGCGGGTCTGCCCGCGAGGCGCCATCCGCGAGCGGGACCGGCGCATCGGGATCGTCGAGACGAAGCAGACGGGCGCGATCACGCTTGTCCAGGGGCGCCTCGACGTCGGCGCGGCGATGGCGCCGCCGCTCATCCGGGCGGTGAAGGCACGCCTGCGGGGCGACATACCCGCGATCCTGGATGCGCCCCCCGGGACCTCGTGCCCGGTGATCGCCGCAATCCGCGGGGCGAATCTGGCCCTGCTGGTCACCGAGCCCACGCCGTTCGGCCTGCACGACCTCACGCTCGCCGTGGAGATGGCGCGCGGGATCGGGGTCCCCTTCGGCGTGGTCGTCAACCGCGTCGGGATCGGGGATGACCGGGTCCGCCGCTTCTGCGAAAAGGAGGGGGTGCCGATCCTCGCGGAGATCCCGGACGACCGCAAAATCGCGGAGGCGTATTCCCGGGGAGAACTGCTCCTGGATGCCCTCCCGGGATACCGGGCGCTGTTCGAGCGTCTCCTGGAGAACGCGATGGGCGGCCGCGCCGCCGAAAGGAGATGA
- a CDS encoding zinc ribbon domain-containing protein: MPTYEYECSECGGRFERRQAISNAPVSNCPDCGGKVRRLISGGAGLLVKGGGRARGANGCSFEASGTTCCGRNGPCGKPCGGAG, encoded by the coding sequence GTGCCGACCTATGAGTACGAGTGCTCGGAGTGCGGCGGGAGGTTCGAGCGCCGGCAGGCCATCTCCAACGCCCCGGTTTCAAACTGTCCCGACTGCGGCGGGAAGGTCCGCCGCCTGATCAGCGGCGGGGCGGGTCTCCTCGTCAAGGGGGGCGGACGCGCCCGCGGCGCAAACGGCTGCTCGTTCGAGGCATCCGGCACGACCTGCTGCGGCAGGAACGGGCCGTGCGGGAAACCGTGCGGAGGAGCGGGATGA
- a CDS encoding radical SAM protein — MTTPPPSRVYGPVPSRRLGRSLGVDLVPYKVCTYDCVYCQLGRTTSKTLRREEYVCIDEVVAELKEKLSAGPSPDWIGLAGSGEPTLNLRIGDCIEKIRSLTRIPVAVLTNGSLLWTPEVRDGLMGADLVLPSLDAGDEELFRLVNRPHLGIEFQAMAEGLVEFAARFPRSVWLEVMLLAGVTAVEAEVKKLAALARRIGAERVQLNTVVRPPCEAFASAVPTHRMESFAALFSPPAELICPPANAPPSGADRAASDEDILALLRRRPCTAQGLAEGLGIHVAEAVKRLQELAARRLVASTHRDGAVYHTAAGNG; from the coding sequence ATGACGACCCCTCCCCCTTCCCGCGTCTACGGCCCTGTCCCCTCGCGGCGCCTGGGACGCTCCCTTGGCGTCGACCTCGTGCCGTACAAGGTCTGCACCTACGACTGCGTCTACTGCCAGCTCGGGCGCACGACGAGCAAGACCCTCCGACGCGAAGAATACGTTTGCATCGACGAGGTCGTCGCGGAGCTGAAGGAGAAGCTCTCCGCCGGCCCCTCGCCCGACTGGATCGGTCTGGCGGGATCGGGCGAGCCGACGCTGAACCTGCGCATCGGCGACTGCATCGAAAAGATCAGGTCCCTGACCAGGATCCCCGTCGCCGTCCTCACCAACGGATCGCTCCTCTGGACCCCCGAGGTCAGGGACGGGCTGATGGGGGCCGATCTCGTGTTGCCGTCGCTCGACGCGGGCGACGAGGAGCTGTTCCGACTGGTGAACCGCCCGCATTTGGGGATCGAATTCCAGGCGATGGCGGAAGGACTCGTCGAGTTCGCCGCGCGGTTTCCTCGATCCGTATGGCTGGAGGTGATGCTGCTCGCCGGCGTCACCGCGGTCGAGGCGGAGGTGAAAAAGCTCGCCGCCCTCGCGCGGCGGATCGGGGCGGAACGGGTCCAGCTCAACACCGTCGTGCGTCCGCCGTGCGAGGCATTCGCCTCCGCCGTGCCGACGCACCGGATGGAGTCCTTTGCCGCCCTCTTCAGCCCGCCGGCGGAGCTGATCTGCCCCCCCGCGAACGCGCCGCCGTCGGGCGCGGACCGCGCCGCGAGCGACGAGGATATCCTGGCCTTGCTGCGCAGGCGCCCCTGCACGGCGCAGGGGCTCGCGGAGGGCCTGGGGATACACGTCGCCGAGGCGGTGAAGCGGCTGCAGGAGCTCGCCGCGCGGCGTCTTGTCGCCTCGACGCACAGGGACGGCGCCGTGTACCACACGGCGGCGGGGAACGGATGA
- a CDS encoding 4Fe-4S dicluster domain-containing protein, which produces MPRELVIISGKGGTGKTSVTAAFAVLAGKAVMADCDVDAADLHLVLAPQVRERHEFRSGHEAVIHPDACTGCGACASLCRYAAAVPHSNEGGRTVYTIDPVSCEGCGVCVRFCPAHAIDFPEQRCGEWMVSTTRCGPMVHARLAAAAENSGKLVTAVRREARRIAAEENRPLIIVDGPPGIGCPVIASLGGASLVLVVTEPTVSGIHDLRRVLSLARHFKVPAAVCVNKWDLNPAMAAGIETEARACAAPPAGRIPYDPSVTAAQMAGTSVVELGGGEAAQAIGRLWNTVNGILSRNGTTG; this is translated from the coding sequence ATGCCCAGGGAACTCGTGATCATCAGCGGCAAAGGGGGAACCGGCAAGACGAGCGTCACGGCCGCCTTTGCCGTCCTGGCGGGGAAGGCGGTCATGGCCGACTGCGACGTGGACGCGGCGGACCTGCACCTCGTCCTCGCGCCGCAGGTGCGGGAGCGCCATGAATTCCGCAGCGGACACGAGGCCGTCATACATCCCGACGCCTGCACCGGCTGCGGCGCGTGCGCGTCCCTCTGCCGGTATGCCGCGGCGGTTCCGCACTCAAATGAGGGCGGAAGAACGGTCTACACGATCGACCCGGTCTCCTGCGAGGGGTGCGGCGTCTGCGTCAGGTTCTGCCCGGCGCACGCCATCGATTTCCCCGAGCAGCGCTGCGGCGAATGGATGGTTTCAACCACCCGGTGCGGCCCGATGGTGCACGCGCGTCTCGCCGCCGCGGCCGAGAACTCGGGAAAGCTGGTCACCGCCGTCCGCCGGGAGGCGCGCCGCATCGCCGCGGAGGAGAATCGACCGCTCATCATCGTGGACGGCCCTCCGGGCATCGGCTGCCCGGTGATCGCCTCCCTCGGCGGCGCCTCGCTTGTGCTGGTCGTGACGGAACCCACCGTCTCCGGCATACACGACCTCCGGCGGGTCCTCTCCCTTGCCCGCCATTTCAAGGTGCCGGCGGCGGTGTGCGTGAACAAGTGGGATCTCAACCCGGCGATGGCGGCGGGGATCGAAACCGAGGCGCGGGCCTGCGCCGCCCCTCCGGCGGGGAGGATCCCCTACGATCCGTCCGTCACCGCGGCGCAGATGGCGGGGACAAGCGTGGTCGAGCTCGGCGGCGGTGAGGCGGCGCAGGCGATCGGGCGGCTGTGGAACACGGTGAACGGAATCCTTTCGCGAAACGGTACAACCGGGTAA
- a CDS encoding P-loop NTPase yields MGEGRIAQASFTTDGCGHSIASGSAAARLAEGKTPEEALRTIGGEEVAAAAGGLPEESRHCAILAAAALAEALSDLVGRRGRRGAARKAKEAPSPPPRRGGTDDEALRRRLKEIRHTVVVLSGKGGVGKSTVAVNLAVALGLAGKRVGLLDIDIHGPSVPGMLRLRDETLRVEDDAIVPARVGGLKVMSVGFLLQGRDDAVIWRGPMKAGVIRQFLQDVAWGPLDYLVVDSPPGTGDEPLSVCQCVGKGAAALIVTTPQDVAVADVRKSINFCRALGLPVLGVVENMSGFACPGCGLVTHIFKKGGGERMAAETGVPFLGRIPIDLVLGETGDEGRPYVHRHARTEAGGAFIHIVDSILARFGSSETPAPVVPSTTHNKEGRMRIAIPLTGGTLSAHFGHCESFALVDADPAEKKILGREDAVPPPHEPGVLPAWLAERGADMIIAGGMGSRAQGLFAAQGIKVLVGAPAEAPEKLVADYLAGSLTTGANACEH; encoded by the coding sequence ATGGGAGAGGGGCGCATCGCGCAGGCCTCCTTCACCACGGACGGCTGCGGCCATTCCATCGCGAGCGGGAGCGCCGCCGCCCGGCTGGCAGAGGGGAAGACGCCGGAAGAGGCGCTGCGAACGATCGGCGGGGAGGAGGTCGCCGCCGCCGCGGGGGGCCTCCCCGAGGAGTCGAGGCATTGCGCGATCCTCGCCGCCGCCGCGCTCGCCGAGGCGTTGTCCGATCTCGTCGGGCGCAGGGGTCGGCGGGGGGCCGCACGGAAAGCGAAGGAAGCGCCCTCCCCTCCCCCGCGGCGCGGCGGGACCGACGACGAGGCGCTGCGGCGGCGCCTCAAGGAGATACGGCACACCGTCGTCGTTCTGTCGGGGAAGGGGGGCGTGGGCAAGAGCACGGTGGCGGTAAACCTCGCGGTCGCCCTCGGGCTCGCCGGCAAACGGGTGGGCCTTCTCGACATAGACATCCACGGGCCGAGCGTCCCCGGGATGCTCCGGCTGCGCGACGAGACGCTCAGGGTCGAGGACGACGCCATCGTTCCGGCGCGGGTCGGCGGACTCAAGGTGATGTCCGTCGGGTTCCTCCTGCAGGGGCGCGACGACGCGGTCATCTGGCGCGGCCCGATGAAGGCGGGCGTCATCCGGCAGTTCCTCCAGGACGTCGCGTGGGGGCCGCTCGACTATCTCGTCGTCGATTCCCCGCCCGGGACGGGCGACGAACCGCTCTCCGTCTGTCAGTGTGTCGGGAAGGGGGCCGCCGCGCTGATCGTCACGACCCCGCAGGACGTGGCCGTCGCGGACGTCAGGAAATCGATCAACTTCTGCCGCGCCCTCGGCCTGCCGGTTTTGGGGGTCGTGGAGAACATGAGCGGATTTGCCTGCCCGGGCTGCGGCCTGGTCACCCACATCTTCAAGAAGGGGGGCGGGGAACGGATGGCGGCGGAGACGGGGGTGCCGTTCCTCGGCCGGATACCGATCGACCTCGTACTCGGCGAAACCGGGGACGAGGGACGCCCGTACGTCCACCGGCACGCCCGGACGGAGGCCGGGGGTGCGTTCATCCATATCGTCGATTCGATCCTCGCCCGTTTCGGCTCCTCGGAGACGCCGGCGCCCGTCGTACCGTCAACCACCCACAACAAGGAGGGACGCATGCGCATCGCGATACCGCTCACGGGAGGCACACTCAGCGCGCATTTCGGACACTGCGAATCGTTCGCCCTGGTGGACGCGGATCCCGCGGAAAAGAAGATTCTCGGGCGCGAGGACGCCGTGCCGCCGCCGCACGAGCCGGGCGTTCTCCCCGCGTGGCTCGCGGAACGCGGCGCTGACATGATCATCGCCGGGGGGATGGGCTCGCGGGCGCAGGGGCTGTTTGCGGCGCAGGGGATCAAGGTGCTGGTGGGCGCCCCGGCCGAGGCGCCGGAGAAGCTGGTGGCGGACTACCTGGCGGGATCCCTCACGACCGGCGCGAATGCCTGCGAGCACTGA
- a CDS encoding PaaI family thioesterase encodes MPASTEPRSASAETHGHGHCLICGTHNPFSLGARFREDRHGSVRARFKALPWFQGYEGILHGGVISGPLDSAMTHCLLLHGVRAVTGDLRVRFLEPVRCGAVLDVRAHPLEMTPPLYRSAAAIADDARVAARAEAKFMRCRGDRYP; translated from the coding sequence ATGCCTGCGAGCACTGAGCCTCGTTCGGCGAGCGCCGAAACGCACGGGCACGGCCATTGCCTGATCTGCGGGACGCACAACCCGTTTTCTCTGGGCGCGCGGTTCCGCGAAGACCGGCACGGCTCGGTAAGGGCGCGGTTCAAGGCGCTGCCGTGGTTCCAGGGGTACGAGGGGATCCTTCACGGCGGCGTGATCAGCGGCCCGCTGGACTCCGCCATGACGCACTGCCTGTTGCTCCACGGCGTCCGCGCGGTGACAGGGGATCTTCGCGTGCGGTTCCTGGAGCCGGTCCGCTGCGGCGCCGTGCTCGACGTGCGGGCGCACCCGCTGGAGATGACGCCGCCCTTGTACCGGTCCGCCGCAGCAATCGCGGACGATGCGCGCGTCGCAGCCAGGGCGGAGGCGAAGTTCATGCGCTGCCGGGGGGACCGATACCCGTGA
- a CDS encoding MBL fold metallo-hydrolase → MNETAVTVLVDNEAGEGLRAEHGLSLLVEAGGRTVLFDTGQGAALRHNAPRLGACLGSIDALVLSHGHYDHTGGVAEVLSAAPRARLIMHPNAALERYSVPPGKEPRAVGMPAAVRETILRLPAGAVVEALAPVGLGPGIGVTGPIPRETAWEDIGGPFFMDPHRRRPDALEDDQALWIATPGGAIVCVGCSHAGLINTLRYVRRVSGIETIRAVIGGFHLCNAKKRRMEETRKALQAAAPGVLLPCHCTGGEAVRALRDEECLRVAPCRAGARFHFSPHTAGECGVTSVPPGIAKEVAQ, encoded by the coding sequence GTGAACGAAACGGCCGTCACCGTACTCGTCGACAACGAGGCGGGCGAGGGGCTGCGCGCCGAGCACGGCCTCTCCCTCCTGGTCGAGGCGGGCGGGCGCACCGTTCTGTTCGACACCGGACAGGGCGCCGCGTTGCGGCACAACGCCCCCCGTCTCGGCGCGTGCCTGGGATCGATCGATGCGCTCGTGCTGAGCCACGGCCACTACGACCACACGGGAGGGGTGGCGGAGGTCCTGTCCGCCGCGCCCCGCGCGAGGCTGATCATGCATCCGAATGCCGCGCTCGAGCGCTACAGCGTCCCGCCGGGAAAGGAGCCGCGCGCCGTCGGCATGCCGGCCGCGGTGCGGGAGACGATCCTGCGGCTGCCCGCCGGGGCGGTCGTGGAGGCGCTCGCGCCGGTCGGCCTCGGTCCCGGGATCGGGGTGACCGGTCCGATCCCCCGGGAAACCGCCTGGGAGGACATCGGCGGTCCGTTCTTCATGGATCCGCACAGGCGGCGGCCCGACGCCCTCGAGGACGATCAGGCGCTGTGGATCGCGACGCCGGGCGGCGCGATCGTATGCGTGGGGTGCAGCCATGCCGGCCTGATCAACACGCTGCGGTACGTCCGGAGGGTGAGCGGGATCGAAACGATCCGTGCGGTCATCGGCGGCTTCCACCTGTGCAACGCGAAGAAGCGGCGCATGGAGGAGACGCGGAAGGCGCTCCAGGCGGCGGCGCCGGGGGTGCTCCTGCCGTGCCACTGCACGGGCGGCGAGGCGGTGCGCGCCCTGCGCGACGAGGAGTGCCTGCGGGTCGCCCCGTGTCGCGCGGGGGCACGGTTCCATTTTTCGCCGCATACGGCCGGGGAATGCGGCGTGACGTCCGTACCGCCCGGCATCGCAAAGGAGGTGGCGCAATGA
- a CDS encoding dinitrogenase iron-molybdenum cofactor biosynthesis protein, giving the protein MKIVVTAQGTDLSSFIDPRFGRCRYFLLVDTDLMRVEALPNQAQQAAGGAGIQAAQFVAERGVQAVITGSVGPNADEVLKKANIPVYRAAGTVQTAVEKFKDGKLPQGGGKE; this is encoded by the coding sequence ATGAAGATCGTGGTGACGGCCCAGGGAACGGACCTCTCGTCGTTCATCGATCCGAGGTTCGGGAGGTGCCGGTACTTCCTCCTCGTCGACACGGACCTGATGCGGGTCGAGGCGCTCCCCAACCAGGCCCAGCAGGCGGCGGGCGGGGCGGGGATCCAGGCGGCGCAGTTCGTCGCCGAGCGCGGCGTACAGGCGGTGATCACCGGCTCCGTGGGCCCCAACGCAGACGAGGTGCTGAAGAAGGCGAATATCCCCGTCTACCGCGCCGCCGGGACCGTGCAAACGGCGGTCGAGAAGTTCAAGGACGGAAAGCTCCCCCAAGGCGGCGGGAAGGAGTAG
- a CDS encoding DUF2099 family protein: protein MNAAPVDLHLVRYFSSIVAISGGRVVAASTPTIARCPLARRLYDGFDCPRGNGEALRRAVCRVIESKIRRYGFCTPRRVLRSGTSAIPFGASEMLMHALRKRTIDAAVVVCDGAGTVICSDPELVQGIGARMHTVLFTTPIAAVRQRIEAAGGRVLYPDASIDQAGGVEKALRLGFRAVAATVRGNDAGLLAGFAAMGKRCGASITSLVVCTTGMDARRTGAILAHADLVWGCASEAVRARIEPRARIQFSRAIPVFVLTRRGAAFAAACSSDPDRIENLDGQRQYLIALGRRGPRVRIGMFEARINEARLPAAAREAREGRCDRPRTGGRGAPDRACGIDAEEAAP from the coding sequence GTGAACGCCGCGCCGGTGGATCTCCATCTCGTCAGATACTTTTCCTCGATCGTGGCCATCTCCGGGGGGCGGGTCGTCGCGGCCAGCACGCCCACGATTGCGCGCTGCCCCCTCGCGCGGCGCCTGTACGACGGCTTCGATTGCCCGCGCGGCAACGGGGAGGCGCTCAGGCGGGCGGTCTGCCGGGTGATCGAGTCGAAGATCCGGCGCTACGGCTTCTGCACCCCTCGAAGGGTGCTGCGCAGCGGGACCTCCGCCATCCCCTTCGGCGCATCCGAGATGCTGATGCATGCGCTGCGGAAGCGAACGATAGACGCCGCGGTCGTGGTCTGCGACGGGGCGGGGACGGTGATCTGCTCCGACCCGGAGCTCGTCCAGGGGATCGGCGCCCGGATGCACACCGTGCTCTTCACGACGCCCATCGCGGCCGTCCGGCAGCGGATCGAGGCCGCCGGGGGGCGCGTGCTGTATCCGGATGCGTCGATCGACCAGGCGGGCGGCGTCGAGAAGGCCCTGCGGCTCGGATTCAGGGCCGTGGCGGCCACCGTGCGGGGAAACGACGCCGGCCTGCTGGCCGGGTTCGCGGCGATGGGGAAGCGCTGCGGCGCCTCGATCACCTCGCTGGTGGTCTGCACCACGGGGATGGACGCCCGCCGCACCGGCGCGATACTGGCGCACGCGGACCTCGTCTGGGGGTGCGCTTCGGAAGCGGTGCGCGCGCGGATCGAGCCCCGCGCCCGTATCCAGTTCTCGAGGGCGATACCGGTCTTCGTTTTGACGCGCAGGGGCGCGGCGTTCGCGGCCGCCTGCTCGAGCGATCCGGATCGGATCGAAAACCTGGACGGGCAGAGGCAGTACCTGATCGCCCTGGGGCGCCGGGGGCCTCGCGTGCGGATAGGGATGTTCGAGGCGCGCATCAACGAGGCGCGCCTGCCGGCCGCCGCGCGGGAGGCGCGCGAGGGGCGGTGCGACCGACCGCGGACGGGGGGGAGGGGCGCGCCCGACCGTGCATGCGGGATCGATGCGGAAGAAGCTGCGCCCTGA